In the genome of Afipia felis ATCC 53690, the window GTCGGAGTTCATTGACGGCATTTTGCGGTTTTGCCTTTGGTTTAACGACGACGAACTCGACTTCGCGGCCTCGCATCCTGCCGTGGCTCCTCGCATTGCATCTGTGCGCTCCTATCGCGAGACTGGTGGCGATGTCGCTAGGACATTAATTTCTCGTCCTCACCAATTCAGGTATCGGCACGAAGCAAAGCACTGCCAAATACTTGTACCACAGGTATCATCGGAGCGCCGGGAGTACTTGCCAGTTGGGTATCTGAGCAGTGACGCCATAATAACACATCTCGGTCACGCAATTTACGATCCCACGCTAGTCGATCTGTCCGTGCTGAGTTCAAAGCTCCATTTGACGTGGGTCTCGACGATATGCGGCAAGCTGGAAACGCGCCTGCGCTATGCTAGCAATCTGGGTTGGAATACGTTTCCGCTACCGATATTGACTGATAAGAACAAAGTTGATCTCACTCGCTGCGCCGAAAATATCCTTTTGGCCCGAGAGGCATATTTCCCAGCGACGATCGCCGAGCTTTATGATCCAGCGACCATGCCGGACGACCTCCGTGCAGCTCACGACCGTAACGACGAGGTACTCGAGCGCATCTATATCGGTCGTCGATTTAAGAACGACACCGAACGACTCGAAAGGTTGTTCGACCTTTACATCAAAATGACGACAGGATCGAGCAAGGCAACCAGAACCCCTGTGGCGGCAACATCATGAACGACTATGTGTTGTTTCAGATGTGGGGTCCATTTCGGCAGTCTCTGATTGCCAGCCACCTCTTCTATGTCGAACAGGCGAAAAGGCGCTTACTTTCGCAGTTTGAAGACATCGAGGCCGAAGCCGACAAGGCTGCCGAAGAATGGCTTCAGCGGAGCAGCGGACGTTTTGATCCTGATCGGCATGACGCCGGAGACTTCTACGAAGCTGCCAACGACGCCGGCATCGAGTTCTATACCCTTTTAAGTGATATGCGTGACCAGACCCGCCTGAGCGTCGTCGCGGGCATGTTCCATGAATGGGACAAGCAACTGCGCGATTGGCTAGTTCGAGAAGTGCAGCATTGGCACCAAGGGAACGTCGCGGCGCAGAAAGTATGGTCGGCTGATTTCGTGCAGATCGCGGAATTGTTGGCGAGCGTTGGTTGGGAGATCCGTTGCACGGACTACTTCCAAATGCTTGATGCGGCCCGTCTCGTTGTTAACGTCTATAAGCACGGTAAGGGAAAGTCACTTGAGGATCTCAAGCAAAAGTATCCTGACTACCTCGATGACCCGTTTCGTGGCGCTGCATTCTCAAGCGTGGAGCATCGCGACCACACGCATCTAAAGGTAAGTGACGAGCAATTTCAGGCATTTTCAGATGCGATCGTCGCGTTCTGGCAAGCGGTGCCAGAGAACATATTCGAGTCAAAGGTCAATGACGTGCCCGATTGGTTTGGCAAGGCCATCCTGAAAGACCGCACCGGCCACAACCAGGCGAGCAAACAATGATCGACAACACGCCAAAGTCAGTCCCCTCCGTTTCGGTTAAATATGCCAGCAACGGCAGTTCAACCAAGGCCAACGAGTTCGGCATGCGGCCGATGCAGGAGCGCGCATTCGAGAAGCGTGGCGAGCAATATCTGCTAATTAAGTCGCCGCCAGCCTCGGGCAAGAGCCGCGCGTTGATGTTTATCGCGCTCGACAAGCTGACCAATCAGAGCGTCAAGCAGGCCATCATCGTCGTGCCGGAAAGGTCCATCGGCTCTAGCTTTCATGACGAGCCGCTGAGCAAGCACGGCTTCTGGGCGGACTGGCACGTTGAGCCGATGTGGAATCTCTGTGACGCGCCCGGAAACGACAATGGTGGCAAGGTCAATTCGCTCGGCGCGTTCTTTGAAAGCGACGATAAGGTGCTGGTCTGCACTCATGCGACCTTCCGGTTCGCCGTCGACAAATTCGGGGTTGAAGCTTTCGACGACCGGTTGATCGCGGTGGACGAGTTCCACCACGTCTCGGCCAATCCCGACAACAAGCTCGGCCTGCATCTGGGCGATTTCATCACCCGCGACCGCGTCCATATCGTCGCGATGACCGGCTCCTATTTCCGGGGCGACGCCGAGGCGGTGCTGGCGCCGCAGGACGAAGGCAAGTTCGAGAGTGTCACCTACACATATTACGAGCAGCTCAATGGCTATCAATATCTGAAGCAGCTCGACATCGGCTATTTCTTCTATTCGAATTCCTACGCCGACGACATTCTGAAGGTTCTGAACCCAGCCGAGAAGACGATCATCCACATCCCTAACGTCAATTCGCGCGAGAGCACGAAGGACAAGATCAAGGAGGTGGAGCACATCATCGAGGAGCTGGGCGCCTGGCAAGGGACCGATCCGGCCACCGGATTCCAACTTGTCAAGACTCCGGAAGGCCAGATCCTGCGTATTGCCGATCTGGTCGATGACGATCCAGCCAAGCGGGATCACGTATCCGCCGCGCTGAAAGATCCTACGCAGAAGAACAACCGCGATCACGTCGACATCATCATCGCGCTGGGCATGGCGAAGGAGGGCTTCGACTGGATCTGGTGCGAACATGCGCTGACGGTTGGCTACCGCTCCAGCCTGACCGAGATCGTGCAGATCATCGGTCGCGCCACCCGTGATGCACCGGGCAAAACCCGCGCGCGCTTCTCAAACCTGATTGCCGAGCCTGCCGCCGCCGACGACATCGTGACCGAAGCGG includes:
- a CDS encoding DEAD/DEAH box helicase encodes the protein MIDNTPKSVPSVSVKYASNGSSTKANEFGMRPMQERAFEKRGEQYLLIKSPPASGKSRALMFIALDKLTNQSVKQAIIVVPERSIGSSFHDEPLSKHGFWADWHVEPMWNLCDAPGNDNGGKVNSLGAFFESDDKVLVCTHATFRFAVDKFGVEAFDDRLIAVDEFHHVSANPDNKLGLHLGDFITRDRVHIVAMTGSYFRGDAEAVLAPQDEGKFESVTYTYYEQLNGYQYLKQLDIGYFFYSNSYADDILKVLNPAEKTIIHIPNVNSRESTKDKIKEVEHIIEELGAWQGTDPATGFQLVKTPEGQILRIADLVDDDPAKRDHVSAALKDPTQKNNRDHVDIIIALGMAKEGFDWIWCEHALTVGYRSSLTEIVQIIGRATRDAPGKTRARFSNLIAEPAAADDIVTEAVNDTLKAIAASLLMEQVLAPRFEFKPKNPQNEPTPGFDYGQGGYDPSKCNVGFNEESGKFQIEIKGLATPKSEEATQICQEDLNEVIAAFVQDKTAIERGLFDEELVPEELTQVRMGKIIKDKFPHLDAEDQEAVRQHAVAALNLTQKAKEVAAGSSLGEESANTAFVDGVRKFAMDVRELDIDLIDRVNPFGEAYAILAKTMSEESLKQVAAAIAAKRTSLTPEEAKVIAKRAVEFKRERGRLPSISSADAWEKHLAEGAAAFVRFKDEGRYD